The genomic interval TCGGAACTGCCGCCGTCAACGTGGAGGTGCGCGTGGAAGGTGCCATGGAACCATTCTTACTGCCGCAGACGCGTTGACCATATTCCGTCCGGCACGTGGCATCGGAATTCTGCCGGCTCCGGGGACGCCGCGCGCATGACACCGCAACCGCTGTGCGGCCCAAATGGATGCAGGCGCCGGTGCGCACGACTAGGCTGATGCCATGAGTGATCCAATCGTCATCCTGACCGAAGAACCCCTGGGCGCGGACGACCGCGTCAACATAGAACGCCTGGTGGACGGCCAGGACACTCCCCTTGTCCTGCTGGTTCCAGGGAACACCGAACGGCATCTGCTGGTGGATTTCCTTGAGAATCTCTCCCTGCTGGACGTTGCTAAGGCGTTCCGCGAACTGACCGCCCACGCCCCGGACCCCACCGTTGAACGGGCCGAGGCCGCAGAGACGCTGGCCGTCTCGCTGGCCGCCTTGGAGGGGCTGGGCGCTGGGGTATCGGGCGAGGTTGTGGACGGCGGGGCGGTCAACGGCCTCGTTGCCAAGGTCAAGGAACTCGGCGCAGCCCAGGCAGTGGTGATCACGCGTCCTCACGCAGTTGCGGATACGTTCCACACGGACTGGGCCAACAAAGCCCAGGACCAGTTGGGGCTCCCCGTGCTCCACCTGTATGCCGGTTCGGGATTTATCGGCGACTCCTGAGCGTTGAGCTGACTATGAGCATCTTTGGTAAGAGCATCTTCGAGAACAAGGCCACGGATTCCGTCCCCGGTCCGGCCGCCGACGCCGCCGCTGCGGAACCCGTCTACCGGAAATCCGACGCCGAGTGGCGGCAGGAACTCACACCGGAGGAATACCACGTGCTGCGGCAGGCGGGCACGGAGCGCCCCTTCACCGGCGAGTACGTGGACACCCATACGGAGGGTGTCTACCAATGCCGCGCCTGTGGCACCGAGCTCTTCCGGAGCAACGAAAAATTCGACTCGCATTGTGGCTGGCCGTCCTTCTGGGCACCGCTCGCCGAAGGCACCGTCCGTTACATCCACGACCGGACGCTCGGCATGAAGCGGGTGGAGGTACGGTGCGCGCACTGTGATTCACACCTGGGCCACGTATTTGAGGGTGAAGGCTACGGCACGCCCACGGACCAGCGCTTCTGCATCAATTCGGTGTCCCTGAAACTGGTGCCGCGCGGCGCGGCGGGGGACGAACCCACGGAGTCCTGAGTCCGCCAGCCGTGGCTCCGCCTACATCTGGCGGAGCCTCGAGGCGCCTCGAGCCCGAGAGTATCTTATGCTCAGGCTCGATTTGAGTTAGAGACTCTGGTTGCTTGCTACGCTCGCCGTAGATGCCCCAAGCAATGAGAAAGGCAGTCGCACCATGACCGTCACCGTGACCGTGGCCCCTACGAGGATCACCGCCGAAAATCCCGCCTGGCTCCGCCTCAGGAGCGCCGCCGAATCCCTGCAGGCACTGCAGGTCCAGGACGGCTCCGTGCCTGATGCCGGCCATCACGCCGAGGCAACCCTGCAGGTTGCCGCCATCACGGAGTCGCTTGCCGAACTGGCACCGCTGTTCCCGCACGACGCGACCTACCTTGACGCCGTCGTCGCTGATTTCCAGGCGTGGGCCACGGCTGGATTCGCCGTCCCGGACTTCCTCGCATCGCTGCTGGCGTTCCAGCCCCAGCTGCAGCGCCAGGATGGCCTGCAGCATGTTGTCATCTTCCCCATGTACACCCAGAACGGAAGCAGCAGCCGGCTGGTGGAAGCCGTTCTGATCGAAGTCATCTGGCCCGATTTTGTGGCCGGCCTTGAGGCCGGGGACTATTCCAACAAGCTCTTTGTGCCCATCCGGTTCCTGGACTTCACCCACGGCTACAACACCAACTCGGCGGTACTGTTCCCCGAAACCGTTGCTGTCCGGGCGACACCCACCTTCACCTGGGGCGCGATTTTTGCGGACCGCGAAGCTGCCCGGTTCCGCCGGGTCCTGCGCGCGGCCGCAGACATCACCTCCCTGGATCTGCCCGCGGGCGCCGAGGAACTCCTGGCCGACCAGGAGCTGACCGAGGCCACGTTTGTGATGTGGGACCTGATCCATGACCGCACCCACATGCGCGGCGACCTGCCCTTTGACCCGTTCATGATCAAGCAGCGGATGCCCTACTTCCTGTATTCGCTGGAAGAGCTGCGCTGCGACCTCACCGCCTTCCGGGAATCCGTCCGGATCGAACAGGACGAAGACGCCGGGCCGGACGCACGCCGGCACGCGAAACTGGTGCAGTACGCCATCATCTTCGACCGGATCTTCCGCTTCGCGATCACCGGCAACCGGGTGCGCAACTACGACGGCCTTGGCGGACAGCTGCTCTTTGCCTGGCTGCACCAGCACCACGTCCTGCACTGGACCGACAGCCGGCTCAGCATCGACTGGGACCAGGTGGCGGACGCGGTGATCGCCCTCGGCGCCTCGATCGACGAGCTCTACTGGCGCTCCATTGACCGGCCGAAAATGGCCCATTGGCTTGCCGCGTACCAGCTGATCTCCAACACGGTCACGCCCAACCCCGCATCCGTGTGGGCCAAAGGCCCGGACGCGCTTCCCGTTGCCGGTCCGCCCCGCGGCCTCACGGACCAGGTGCTGGACGACGAATTTCCGCTGTCCATGTTCTACGAAGCCTTGGAGAAGAAAATGCGTCCGGTCATCGAATCCACCGCCGGCATCACCGGAGCGTCCGCGCTGTGAGCGAACCCGGCGCCCCGCACGTTGTACCTGTTCCGGATAATGCCCTCGGGCTGAACGTCCTGGTCACCGGCGGCAGCGGACCGTCCGGGATCGCGGTGGCCCGGGCATTGTACCAGGCGGGGTTCCGGGTCTTCACGGTCGGCTCGGACACGACGCGCATCCACGCTGCTGCGAGGCAGGCGGGCGACGGCGTCACTCCCCTGGTGTGCGACCTTGCGGATCTCGCTGACGTCCAGGCCCTCCGGAAGACCCTGACGGGCACGGCAGGTCTGATGGACGGGGTCATCCACCTCGTCGGCGGCTGGCGCGGCGCCAAGGGCATCACGGACCAAAGCGACGCCGATTGGGACTTCCTGGAGCGCGGCGCCATCACCACGCTCCGGAATGTGTCCCGGGTCTTTTACGGCGACCTGGCCGCCGCCGGAACCGGACGGTTTGCCATGGTGTCCTCCATCGCGGTGGACAAGCCCACGGCGGCGACGGCCAGCTACGTGGCGGCAAAGGCTGCCGCCGAGACCTGGACACTGGCCATGGCGGAGGGGCTGGCCCGCACGGCCGCGGATGAGGGCGCCGCCTTGCGCGGCGCCGCCGTCGTCCTCGTGGTGAAAGCCCTGGTGGACGACGAACTCCGGAAGGCGCACCCGGAACGGACATTCCCAGGCGCCACCGACGTCGAGGACCTGGCCGCCGCCGTCGTCGGTCTGTTCAGCCGCCCGGCAGCCGAACTGAACGGCCGGCGCCTGCTCCTGGCCCCCTGACCGCAAATCCCTGACCGCAACCTCCCCTGGCATACTGACCCCTGACCGGCCGGACCCGACCTCCCTAGACTGAGAACGTGAGCAAAGCAATGACAACTACGGCAGATGCCGCCCCCCGGCTTGAAAATCCCGCCGCCCGGCTGCATGACGCGTCCATCCGCGGTTTCGCCTCGGACAACTACTCCGGCGTGCACCCCGAGGTGCTGGCCGCCCTCGCGGCGGCCAACGAAGGGCACCAGGTGTCCTACGGAGAGGACGACTACACGGCACGGCTGCAGGGGCTGATGGAGGATCACTTCGGCGCCGGCATCGAATGCTTCCCGGTGTTCAACGGCACGGGGGCCAACGTGCTATCCCTGCAGTCGCTGCTCCCGCGCTGGGGTGCTGTGGTGTGCGCTTCGACGGCGCACATCAACATGGACGAAAACGGCGCTCCGGAACGGATCGGCGGGATCAAACTCCTGCATGTCCCCACCCCCGACGGCAAGCTGACGCCGGAGCTGATTGACCGCGAGGCGTGGGGTTGGGGCGATGAACACCGGGCACAGCCGCTGGCAGTGTCCATCACGCAGACCACCGAGCTCGGCACCTGCTACACCCCGGATGAGGTCCGGGCCATCGCCGATCATGCCCACGCCAAGGGCATGAAACTCCACATGGACGGCGCGCGGCTGGCCAACGCCGCCGCGCACCTGGACGTGCCGCTGCGGGCTTTCACGCGCGACGCCGGCGTGGACATCCTCTCCTTCGGCGGCACCAAAAACGGGCTGCTGTACGGCGAAGTGGTGGTGGCCCTGAACCCCGAAGCCGCCCACGGCCTGAAGTTCCTGCGCAAGATGAACATGCAGCTGGCCTCGAAAATGCGCTTCCTGTCCGCCCAGTTCATCGCCCTGCTGGAAGGCGACCTGTGGCTCCGTTCGGCGTCGCACGCCAACGCCATGGCCGCCCGCCTCCGCGCCGCGGTGGACACGATCGAGGGCGTCGAGCCCACACAGAAGACGGAGTCCAACGGCGTGTTCGCCGTCCTGCCGGCCGGCATAGCTGACCGGCTGCGGGAGTCCTTCCGGTTCTACGACTGGGATGAAGCCGCCCGCGAGGTCCGCTGGATGTGCTCCTTCGACACCAGCGAGGACGACGTCGACGCCTTTGTGGCCGCGATCCGACGGGAACTTGCGGCCCACCACGCGGGCACGGAAGCCGGATAGCTTGGACCGGCCGACGGCGAGCCTGCGCTGCCCGCCCCCTGCTGTTGCGTAATCTGCGAAGGTGAACGCACTAGCCCAGGTTCCCCCGGAATTTCTCCACGCCCTGGGAACCCTCAGGAAGGCCCAATGCCGCGGTGAACTGCGCCTGGCGGAAATTCCCGCCCCGGCGCGCCTGGCACCGTTCGCCGTGGCACTCGGGGCCGAAGTCATGGCGCCCGGGCCGGGCAGCGGCACCACACCGGTCCACGGGCCCGCCGCCATGGCCCTGGCGGCGGCGTCCGGCACCGCGGACGACGACGACACCGAGCTGGCCACGGGCCGCTTCATCCTGCTCCACGACCCCGAAGGCTCAGCAGTCTGGGACGGCGAATTCCGGATTGTCACCTACATCCGGGCCCAGCTTGAGCCCGAGATGGGCAACGACGAAATGCTGGGCACCGTCGCCTGGACCTGGCTGGTCGAGGCGCTGGAGAACCACAAGGCCCCCTACCGGGCGGCCGGCGGGACCGCCACGCGCGTCCTGTCGGAGAGCTTTGGAACACTTTCCGACCGGCCCGGGTCGATCGATATCGAGCTGCGCGCCTCCTGGACTCCGGCGTCCTCGGACGTCACTGCCCATCTGGAGGCGTGGTCCGACATGGTCTGCACGTTCGCCGGCCTCCCCCCTCTACCCGACGGCGTCACGGCCCTTCCGCGCCGGCGCCGGAACTAGGACTGCCCCTTGTCGGTAAACTGAAGGCATCATGACCCCTCATATTCCGGAAAACACCACGGCCGGCGCTCCGGCTGCTGATACCACTCCCCACATCACGGTGGAAGGCTTCGACAGCCAGGTCCCCGTAGTCATTGACCTCGATGCACCGCGCGACGGCGTGCCGCTGGTTATCGAATCACAGTCCGGGCTGGAGCGGTGCGCGGCGGCCATCGCCGCCGGAACAGGGCCCGCAGGGGTTGATGCGGAACGGGCCTCAGGATTCCGGTACGGCCAGCGCGCGTTCCTGGTGCAGATCCGGCGCGAAGGCTCCGGTACCTGGCTGATCGACCCGGAACCGTTCGAGAACCTGTCCATCATCAACGATGCGCTCCAGGGCGTGGAATGGATCCTGCATGCAGCCAGCCAGGACCTGCCCTGCCTGCTGGAGCTGGGCATGTGGCCGGACAAGCTCTTTGATACGGAGCTCGCCGCACGGCTGGCCGGCCTGCCACGCGTTGGCCTGGCCGCCGTCATCGAACAGCTGCTCGGGTTTGGCCTGGCGAAGGAACATTCCGCTGCCGACTGGTCCACCCGGCCGCTGCCCGAGCCGTGGCTGCGCTACGCCGCCCTGGACGTGGAAGTCCTGACCGAGCTGCGCGAAGAACTCATCGAGCTGCTGCAGGCCGACGGCAAGCTGGAATACGCGGAGCAGGAATTTGCCGCGATCCTGGCCGCCGGAGTCGCCCCTCCCCGGGTTGACCCCTGGCGCAAGACGTCGGGCCTGCACCAGATCCGCGACCGGCGCCAGCTGGCCGCTGTCCGAGAAATGTGGCTGGAGCGCGATTTCCTGGCGCAGAAGCGCGATGTTGCGCCGGGACGGCTGATCCCAGATTCCGCACTGGTGTCCGCCGCCAAGGCCATGCCGTCCACCGTTCCCCAGCTGCTCGGCACCAAGGGCTTCCACGGCCGTGCGGCTCAGCGTGAGGCACCCCGCTGGCTCCGGTGCATCGCCGCTGCCCGCGATCTTGAGGATCTTCCGCCTCTGCACCTGCCTACCAACGCACCGCCGCCGCCGCGGGTGTGGTCCGATCGGGACCCCGAGGCCGCCGCACGCCTGTCCACCGCCCGTCCGCTCCTGCAGGAGAAGGCGGAGGAACTGAACCTTCCCGTGGAGAACCTGCTGACGCCGGACTACCTGCGCCGCGTGGCGTGGCGTCCGCCGTCGGGCATTACCGAAGAAACAGTGGCCGCCGAGCTGCGTGCCCTCGGTGCCCGCGAGTGGCAGATCGGTGTGGTGGCACCGCTTCTCACGGACGCGTTCCTCAACCCGCAGCCGCTGCCGGCCAAGGAAACCAAGGCAACCGCAGTCCCCGAGTAAACGCACCTCACCGGGCCTTGCACACTATGTTACTGACGAGTAACATAGTCTGCACTGCCGTCCCGCCGAGCGCTGCCCTTTGGCCTCCGGACGGCGCCAACGTCTCGATGAGGAGTAAACGTGAGCCACCACGGAAGCAGCGGATCCCCGCGAACTGTCCGCGACGTCGTTTTTGTTGACGGCGTCCGCACACCCTTCGGCCGGGCCGGCGAGAAAGGCATCTACGCCGGCACCCGCGCCGATGACCTGATGGTGAAGTGCATCCGCGAACTGCTGCGCCGCAACCCCACGCTGCCAGCGGCCCGGATCG from Pseudarthrobacter sp. SSS035 carries:
- a CDS encoding DUF3000 domain-containing protein, coding for MNALAQVPPEFLHALGTLRKAQCRGELRLAEIPAPARLAPFAVALGAEVMAPGPGSGTTPVHGPAAMALAAASGTADDDDTELATGRFILLHDPEGSAVWDGEFRIVTYIRAQLEPEMGNDEMLGTVAWTWLVEALENHKAPYRAAGGTATRVLSESFGTLSDRPGSIDIELRASWTPASSDVTAHLEAWSDMVCTFAGLPPLPDGVTALPRRRRN
- the msrB gene encoding peptide-methionine (R)-S-oxide reductase MsrB; protein product: MSIFGKSIFENKATDSVPGPAADAAAAEPVYRKSDAEWRQELTPEEYHVLRQAGTERPFTGEYVDTHTEGVYQCRACGTELFRSNEKFDSHCGWPSFWAPLAEGTVRYIHDRTLGMKRVEVRCAHCDSHLGHVFEGEGYGTPTDQRFCINSVSLKLVPRGAAGDEPTES
- a CDS encoding SDR family oxidoreductase, with translation MSEPGAPHVVPVPDNALGLNVLVTGGSGPSGIAVARALYQAGFRVFTVGSDTTRIHAAARQAGDGVTPLVCDLADLADVQALRKTLTGTAGLMDGVIHLVGGWRGAKGITDQSDADWDFLERGAITTLRNVSRVFYGDLAAAGTGRFAMVSSIAVDKPTAATASYVAAKAAAETWTLAMAEGLARTAADEGAALRGAAVVLVVKALVDDELRKAHPERTFPGATDVEDLAAAVVGLFSRPAAELNGRRLLLAP
- a CDS encoding low specificity L-threonine aldolase, translated to MTTTADAAPRLENPAARLHDASIRGFASDNYSGVHPEVLAALAAANEGHQVSYGEDDYTARLQGLMEDHFGAGIECFPVFNGTGANVLSLQSLLPRWGAVVCASTAHINMDENGAPERIGGIKLLHVPTPDGKLTPELIDREAWGWGDEHRAQPLAVSITQTTELGTCYTPDEVRAIADHAHAKGMKLHMDGARLANAAAHLDVPLRAFTRDAGVDILSFGGTKNGLLYGEVVVALNPEAAHGLKFLRKMNMQLASKMRFLSAQFIALLEGDLWLRSASHANAMAARLRAAVDTIEGVEPTQKTESNGVFAVLPAGIADRLRESFRFYDWDEAAREVRWMCSFDTSEDDVDAFVAAIRRELAAHHAGTEAG
- a CDS encoding DUF6421 family protein; this encodes MTVTVTVAPTRITAENPAWLRLRSAAESLQALQVQDGSVPDAGHHAEATLQVAAITESLAELAPLFPHDATYLDAVVADFQAWATAGFAVPDFLASLLAFQPQLQRQDGLQHVVIFPMYTQNGSSSRLVEAVLIEVIWPDFVAGLEAGDYSNKLFVPIRFLDFTHGYNTNSAVLFPETVAVRATPTFTWGAIFADREAARFRRVLRAAADITSLDLPAGAEELLADQELTEATFVMWDLIHDRTHMRGDLPFDPFMIKQRMPYFLYSLEELRCDLTAFRESVRIEQDEDAGPDARRHAKLVQYAIIFDRIFRFAITGNRVRNYDGLGGQLLFAWLHQHHVLHWTDSRLSIDWDQVADAVIALGASIDELYWRSIDRPKMAHWLAAYQLISNTVTPNPASVWAKGPDALPVAGPPRGLTDQVLDDEFPLSMFYEALEKKMRPVIESTAGITGASAL
- a CDS encoding HRDC domain-containing protein, whose translation is MTPHIPENTTAGAPAADTTPHITVEGFDSQVPVVIDLDAPRDGVPLVIESQSGLERCAAAIAAGTGPAGVDAERASGFRYGQRAFLVQIRREGSGTWLIDPEPFENLSIINDALQGVEWILHAASQDLPCLLELGMWPDKLFDTELAARLAGLPRVGLAAVIEQLLGFGLAKEHSAADWSTRPLPEPWLRYAALDVEVLTELREELIELLQADGKLEYAEQEFAAILAAGVAPPRVDPWRKTSGLHQIRDRRQLAAVREMWLERDFLAQKRDVAPGRLIPDSALVSAAKAMPSTVPQLLGTKGFHGRAAQREAPRWLRCIAAARDLEDLPPLHLPTNAPPPPRVWSDRDPEAAARLSTARPLLQEKAEELNLPVENLLTPDYLRRVAWRPPSGITEETVAAELRALGAREWQIGVVAPLLTDAFLNPQPLPAKETKATAVPE